In Arachis hypogaea cultivar Tifrunner chromosome 2, arahy.Tifrunner.gnm2.J5K5, whole genome shotgun sequence, a genomic segment contains:
- the LOC112723643 gene encoding putative disease resistance RPP13-like protein 1 — MAGAVIGGAFLSGFINVVFDRFLFIEAANLVLGEKLGPDLVERLQTALLAAEALVLDAEQKQLENEFVRKWLHSLRDAVYKADDLLDSVFTKAATRKEVPISTFLPRFIMNYKDREMIIEIKRVVRRIVDLEKCKESLGLEKIPTRSSSSWRTPSTSLVRENVYGREDDQVALIKMLYDNNQHQLSVIFVVGIGGVGKTTLAQCVYNNAELMKRFDLKAWIYNASFPKISNGSSELEGIGRKIVKKCDGLPLAAETLGRLLRTKHDVKEWSKILMSNIWGFSVTDSKIIPALFISYFHLPAYLKRCFVYCSLYPKGYQFDKDELVLLWMAEDLLRPAKRGETLVEIGRECFDDLASKLFFKQVQDNGGYFVMHDLLHDLAKFLAGDFFCCLEEHGEEEEIRTMTHHLSYRSLRHTMPKYFSSIDKAKSLRTFLHINHLPRRKMSQLNLLPPSFGMENAARDVLSKFKYLRVLSFHKLDVLPDLIGELIHLRYLDLSWTHINVLPESLCNLYNLQTLKLQNCLNLTMLPNGMHNLVNLQHLDIRRTPLEEMPREMGKLKYLQHLNYFVVGKQEDNGIKELGGLSNLHEALEILKLENVTSSSEAMAAGYQIRYTLMNCL, encoded by the exons ATGGCTGGAGCAGTGATTGGTGGAGCTTTTCTTTCTGGCTTCATTAACGTTGTCTTTGACAGGTTCCTTTTTATTGAGGCTGCCAACTTGGTCTTAGGCGAGAAGCTTGGCCCTGACTTGGTTGAGAGGCTGCAGACTGCTCTCTTGGCAGCTGAAGCTTTGGTTTTGGACGCCGAGCAGAAGCAGCTTGAAAATGAGTTTGTCAGGAAATGGCTCCATAGTCTTCGGGATGCTGTTTACAAAGCTGATGACTTGCTAGATTCTGTCTTCACTAAAGCCGCCACTCGAAAGGAGGTACCGATAAGTACTTTCTTGCCCCGTTTCATCATGAATTACAAAGATAGAGAGATGATTATTGAGATTAAAAGAGTGGTTAGAAGAATAGTAGATCTTGAGAAATGCAAAGAAAGCCTTGGTCTGGAAAAAATTCCTACTAGAAGTTCCTCATCATGGAGAACTCCATCTACTTCTCTTGTGAGAGAGAATGTGTATGGCAGGGAGGATGATCAGGTGGCCTTAATCAAGATGCTATACGACAACAATCAACATCAGCTATCTGTGATTTTTGTTGTTGGAATAGGTGGGGTTGGTAAAACAACTTTGGCACAATGTGTGTACAATAATGCTGAGTTGATGAAGCGGTTTGATCTGAAAGCATGGATTT ATAATGCATCTTTTCCTAAAATATCGAATGGGAGTTCAGAACTAGAAGGAATAGGAAGAAAGATTGTCAAGAAGTGTGATGGCTTGCCATTAGCTGCAGAAACACTTGGACGCTTGTTGCGCACAAAGCATGATGTTAAGGAATGGAGCAAAATATTAATGAGCAACATTTGGGGATTCTCCGTGACAGATAGTAAGATTATTCCAGCATTGTTTATAAGTTACTTTCATCTTCCTGCATATTTAAAGCGTTGTTTTGTTTACTGCTCACTATATCCCAAAGGTTATCAATTTGATAAAGATGAATTAGTCTTACTGTGGATGGCCGAAGATCTCTTACGACCAGCGAAGAGAGGAGAGACTTTAGTAGAAATTGGTCGTGAATGTTTTGATGACTTAGCTTCCAAGTTATTTTTTAAACAAGTTCAAGATAATGGTGGGTATTTTGTGATGCATGATCTATTGCATGACTTAGCGAAATTCCTTGCTGGGGACTTCTTTTGTTGTTTAGAAGAACATGGTGAAGAAGAGGAGATCAGGACTATGACTCATCATTTGTCATATAGAAGTTTGCGCCATACAatgccaaaatatttttcttccatTGATAAGGCAAAATCTTTGCGGACATTTTTGCATATCAATCATCTTCCTCGAAGGAAAATGTCGCAGCTCAATCTTCTACCTCCTTCGTTCGGCATGGAAAATGCAGCACGTGACGTGTTATCTAAGTTCAAGTACTTGAGAGTTTTATCTTTCCATAAACTTGATGTGTTGCCTGATTTAATAGGTGAATTGATTCACCTACGTTATTTGGATCTCTCTTGGACTCATATTAACGTATTGCCAGAGTCACTGTGCAACTTATACAATCTACAAACATTGAAGTTACAAAACTGTTTGAATCTAACAATGTTGCCCAATGGCATGCATAATCTTGTAAATCTGCAACATCTTGATATCCGAAGAACCCCTTTGGAAGAAATGCCGAGAGAAATGGGCAAACTGAAATATTTGCAACATTTAAATTACTTTGTTGTGGGAAAACAGGAAGACAATGGAATCAAGGAGCTAGGAGGACTTTCAAATCTTCACGAAGCACTTGAGATCCTGAAACTGGAGAATGTTACCAGTAGCAGCGAAGCAATGGCCGCAGGATATCAGATAAGATACACATTGATGAACTGTCTTTGA
- the LOC140176945 gene encoding putative disease resistance protein At3g14460: MPPSLGQLQSLRSLDIEGFGQLDSIGMEFYKNRDNDSLCIAPFPSLEFLKFCNMPCLEVWHSFDSYAFPQLKKLQLQNCPLLKGDLPNHLPALERLDITGCQRFVSPLSGVLEIHTLVSPLSSMKLQKGLKNYLAIPSNHLPKSLARLRIDNCSKVEFPKQQQHQYDLVELVIENSCDSLTSFSLELFPKLELLQIRKCASMESLSMSLSQHTALHRLVISKCPNFVSFPGEGLAMPNLAYFVVMKCYKLKSLPCHMNVLLPSLEFLNIYGCPGIQAFPEGGLPPNLKKLYVGGCDMQLSSLSCHRWETLRPSLS, from the exons ATGCCGCCATCACTTGGTCAGCTGCAATCTCTTCGATCCCTCGACATTGAAGGTTTTGGCCAGCTCGACAGTATTGGGATGGAGTTTTACAAGAACAGAGACAATGATTCTTTGTGCATTGCACCCTTTCCATCATTGGAGTTTCTGAAATTTTGTAACATGCCATGTTTGGAGGTGTGGCACTCATTTGATTCATATGCTTTTCCTCAACTCAAGAAACTTCAGCTACAGAATTGTCCCTTGTTAAAGGGAGATCTACCTAATCATCTTCCTGCATTGGAAAGACTTGACATTACTGGTTGCCAACGATTCGTTTCTCCATTGTCAGGGGTTTTGGAAATTCACACCCTGGTTTCTCCATTGTCATCTATGAAACTACAGAAGGGTCTCAAGAATTATT TAGCAATACCAAGCAATCATTTACCCAAATCTTTGGCTAGACTAAGAATTGATAATTGTAGCAAAGTGGAATTCCCAAAGCAGCAGCAACATCAATATGATTTGGTAGAGCTAGTAATAGAAAACAGCTGCGATTCACTCACCTCATTTTCATTGGAGCTCTTTCCAAAGCTTGAGCTTCTTCAAATAAGGAAGTGTGCAAGTATGGAATCACTTTCAATGTCACTGTCACAACATACTGCTCTCCATCGTCTCGTCATTAGTAAGTGTCCGAATTTTGTGTCGTTCCCAGGAGAAGGATTGGCTATGCCTAACTTGGCTTATTTCGTCGTCATGAAATGCTACAAGTTGAAGTCATTGCCTTGTCACATGAATGTCCTTCTCCCAAGTTTAGAGTTTCTCAATATATATGGTTGCCCCGGCATTCAAGCGTTTCCAGAGGGAGGCTTACCACCTAACTTGAAGAAACTTTATGTGGGAGGATGTGACATGCAATTGAGCAGTCTGTCATGTCATCGATGGGAAACTTTGAGGCCCTCACTGTCTTAA
- the LOC112742685 gene encoding uncharacterized protein translates to MSSATLSLPFPLPTATSPTCHRSRQLSTITSAAARRPRQKATVKTDSEQRQSSSSSSSYSNAGFGASEKKEARWRCVEGCGACCKLEKGPSFPSPEEIFTDPSHVEHYKSLIGPDGWCIHYEKITRKCSIYSERPYFCRVEPEIFDSLYGISEKKFNKEACSCCRDTIKAIYGPNSKELHNFNNSIWSTPS, encoded by the exons ATGTCTTCCGCCACTCTATCGCTGCCATTTCCTCTGCCCACAGCGACTTCGCCGACCTGTCATCGTTCGCGCCAGTTATCCACCATAACCTCCGCGGCGGCGCGTCGTCCGCGGCAGAAAGCTACGGTTAAGACTGACAGCGAGCAAAGGcagagcagcagcagcagcagcagctacAGCAACGCCGGTTTCGGGGCGAGCGAGAAGAAGGAAGCACGGTGGCGTTGCGTGGAGGGGTGTGGCGCTTGCTGTAAGCTTGAGAAGGGGCCTTCTTTCCCTTCCCCTGAAGAAATTTTCACTGACCCTTCACATGTTGAG CACTACAAGAGCTTAATAGGTCCAGATGGATGGTGCATACACTATGAGAAGATTACTAGGAAATGCTCTATATATTCTG AGCGCCCATATTTTTGTCGTGTAGAGCCAGAGATATTTGATTCTTTGTATGGAATTAGCGAGAAGAAATTCAACAAGGAGGCCTGCAG TTGCTGCAGGGATACAATTAAGGCTATTTATGGTCCCAATTCAAAGGAGCTTCACAATTTCAACAACTCAATTTGGAGCACTCCTAGTTAG